DNA from bacterium:
ACAGTACAGTAATCAAATTCAATTCCCTGCCCAATTCGGATAGGCCCGGAACCAATGACCAGCACCTTTTTGGGATTAGTGGAAGCTATCTTATCGTGTACACCGTCATAACAGGAATAGTAATAAGGCGTCATCGCTTCGAATTCAGCGGCACAAGTATCGACCATTTTGTAAGCAGGAACAATTCCTAATTTAATGCGAGCCTGCCGAACCGTACGCTCTTTAAGACCGGTGAAATCGGCGACGGTTCGGTCGGGGAAACCCATTCGCTTGGCCTGTTTCAGCAAGTCAGCGCCTTCGCAGGGTTGAGGATTCAGACAGGTTCTTCTTAGCTCACCAGACTTTTCGCTCAACTGCTTTTCCATCGCGACCATCGTTTGCAGCTTTTCGAGGAACCATCGGTCAATCTTGGTGAGACTCATCAATTCTTTAACGGTCATGCCGCGGCGAAAAGCTTCGGCAAGCACGAACAACCGCTCATCCGTCGCAACTGTAAGCTTGCTTTCGAGTTCCATTTCGCTCAGGCGAGTTGCGGCAGGATCGCGTAAGTCGCACCGTCCGATTTCCAAGCTGCGAATAGCCTTCATCATCGCCGATTCGAAGCTGCGGTCGATGGACATAACCTCGCCGGTTGCCTTCATCTGAGTGCCAAGGGAACGATCGCCAAATTGGAACTTATCAAACGGCCAGCGCGGAATTTTAACCACAATATAATCCAGCGCAGGTTCAAAACAGGCTTTGGTAGCTTTGGTGACAGCGTTGTCGATTTCATCCAGAGTTAAGCCTATTGCAATCTTAGCCGAAACGCGGGCAATAGGATAGCCGGTTGCTTTGGAAGCCAATGCCGATGACCGCGACACTCTCGGGTTGACCTCGATTACATAGTAGTCAAAGCCGTTCGGATTGACCGCTAACTGGACATTGCAGCCGCCTTCAATACCCAGCGCTCGGATAATACGCAGAGAGGCGGAGCGCAGCATTTGATATTCTTTATCGGAAAGTGTTTGGGAAGGGGCGACCACAATGGAATCGCCCGTATGGATGCCCATAGGATCGAAGTTTTCCATGTTGCAGATAGTGATGCAGCTATCGGCCCTATCGCGCATCACTTCGTACTCGATTTCCTTCCAGCCAAGCAGACTGCGCTCAATCATCACCTGGTGGCGCATCGATAGCTTGAGTCCTCGTGAACCGATCTCAATCAATTCTTCCACATCATGCGCAACCCCACCGCCAGTGCCGCCTAAAGTGTAAGCAGGACGGATGATGCATGGGTAAGGACACAATTTTGATACTTCATGAAGCTCGCCAACGTTTTCGACGATCCAGCTTTCAGGGACCGGCTCATTAATCCGCCGCATCATGTCGCGGAAACGTTCACGGTCTTCCGCATCCTGAATTGCGCTAAGGGGTGTGCCCAGGAGCTTTACATTGTATTCTTCCAAAACACCTTTGAGAGCAAGTTCAGTGGCAAGGTTCAAACCCGTTTGCCCACCAAGGGTAGGCAACAGACCATCAGGCCGTTCTTGGGCAATCACACGGGTAGCGAATTCAACGTTAAGAGGCTCAATATAGACCCGATCCGCCATTTCGGTATCGGTCATGATGGTTGCTGGGTTGGAATTAATCAGGACGACCGACACGCCTTCTTCACGCAATGCCGTACAAGCCTGCGTCCCCGCATAATCAAACTCCGCCGCCTGCCCGATCATAATCGGCCCAGACCCGATAACCATCACTTTTTTTATTGAGCTATCTTTAGGCATAAATTCTCCGGGGGAACCTCACCCACAAGCTAAGGGGGTTAAAGTCAGGCGCTCACTCTCTATTACATAGGTACCTCCCCCATTGCAGGGGAGGTAAGCCGAGGGGATGAGGACCATCCCCATTACTATTCAGTTTGCTTCAGAGGAGATTGCCACGTCGCTTCGCTCCTCGCAATGACACTTCTATTTGTTAGTGCTTGCCCGGATCTTGCTTCTTGCTTCTTGCCTCTTGCTTCGATCCCTCTCCCCTACTCTTCAGGGCAGATCATGATTTTGTTATGCTCGGGGCTGCCCATTACTTCCAACGCTTCGTGGATTTTCGTAAGCGGGAAGCGGTGGGTGACGATCTTGCCTGGGTCGATGACGCCGCGCTCCATCAGGCGGATGGCTTTGCTCATGGCTTCGGTGTTAGTGCCGAAGCTGGCATCCATTCTCGCTTCGAGGAAGTGGGTGAGGCCGCCTTCGAGTTCGAACGTTTCGGGGGTTGTAATGCCGAATACGTTCCAGTGAGTGCCTCGGCGAAGCAGACTGATCATCAACTTAACGGCCCCAATCGGACCGGCAGCTTCGACAATCACATCCGGACCTTCGGGGCAAATCTCGTAGATTCGCTTCTTCGCATCTTCCTTGGCAGGATTAACCGTATGGGTTGCACCCAATTCGACCGCGTTATTAAGGGCATATTCGCTGGTATCGACCGCAATTAGATTGCCTGCGCCTGCTGCGCCAGCGATCATCATACAAAGCATACCTATCGAACCTACACCAATAATAACGACGGTATCACCAAGTCCAGCTTCGCTATATTTATAAGTGCCTTTCCATGCGCCCGACAAAGGTTCGGTGATGGCTGCTGCATCCCAAGAGATGTTTTTGGGCTTAAAGTAAAGCGAAGTGTCTCTGGTTTTCATGTATTCAGCGAAAGCGCCATCCCATATATCGGGCGGGCCATCGCCGCCGGTGACGAAAGAATGCTCGCAATAGTGAGTTAATCCGACACGACAGTTATAACAAAAACCGCAGAAACCGGATGGCTGGCAGATAACTTCATCGCCAGGTTTGAAAGCAGACACGCCGGGACCGACGGCAGTGACTACACCACTTGGCTCATGGCCGGTGATGGTCGGGAATTTAACGTTTCGTCGAACGCCTTTAATTGCCTTATAATCCGTTGCGCAGATACCGCAGGACTTAATCTTAACGACCACATCGCCAAAGTTCTTTGGTTCAGGGATCGGAACTTGCTCGAGCCTCAGGTCGTTGAAATCATGAAGCACGGCCGCCAACATCGTTTTGCCGCTCATAAATGGACTCCTCTAGGTGGTTTAAATTCGCCTGCGCCCCATTAAAGGGACACAAGAATTGGGGAAGGCGAGTGACCTGTTGCCTCTCTCGCTACCCCGTGCAATTTTACCCTTTTCGTTCAACGAAATCTGCCGTTTCACGGATTGCGAATCCGTAAATGCTTGATAACCGGAATTTGGTGTAGAGTTTATCCCCTGAATCCCATTCATCCTCACCCCTGAGTAGGCCTTCAGGCCGTATCGAAGGGTGATAACGACTGGCGCCCGCTTTGGACTAATTCTCACTAAACTCTGATGTGTCATTGCGAAGATGATTTTACCGAAGCAACCCCCTCTTGACCTTATGCCTCAGCTATCATTAATATACTCTGCTTGCCCCTTCCTTCCTTTGCCGCCTGGCGTATGACACCTCCATTTGGAACTCATGGTAAAATGCGTATAGCTATTCTTCTAGGAATTGGGCTGGCGATCGTACTGTTTGCGCATACGGGAACTTTCCAAGCAATAATCGCCCCGCTTATTAAGTCTGAGAAAAGCGGTGGCTCATCGCCTATGGGATTTGGAGGTATGTAATGAAGATCACTCTATCACCATCACAGCTAAGATGCTTCGAAGAGATTGACAGACTGGCTACACCTGGAACAATTATGATTTTAGGTGGCGCTGGAGGCTCCGGCAGAAGTACCGTGCTTCGAGCACTTGCGCAGCATAGAGAAGGTGAGCTTCTTACGATGCGCCAGTTTATGGAGTGGCAGAGAGATACCCATCCACTACGACTGGAAGAAACCCTTGAATGGCTTCTAACGCACCACCTTTCACAATCCGAAACGGTGCTATTTGATGATTTGGATCGCTTATTGGAAGTCATGCGAAGCGCCAATTATCCGCGTCAAGAATATGTTGATGCCGCCCTTGCCGAAATTCCAACACAGATAGCAGACGAAAAGCGAACTTTTATTTGTGTTTGCTCCATCCAGCCACCCGCGCCGCTTCTTATCGCGCATAAGAGTAATATCCGCTCGTTCACCGTTGAGGATTATGAATTCTTCTTCAAGACTTTCTTGGGTGATTGCGTTTCATCTTTAAATTCCTCAGAAATATACTCCGCCGCTGACCATTTGAATGCAAGGCAGATTAAAAGCTTGTCATCACTGATGAAGGCCGAACAGGTCTTCTCAACTGAAGCGGTTATTCGGATGCTTAGTGATCCACGTCTATTTATCGAGGCAGGATAACGGCAAATGAGTGAGGAAAGCAAAGTCCTGGAAACAGTTCCCCCAAGATGTCCAGAGCTAATATTGCCTCGAACGGTATGGTGGGAACGGGACGTGCCTTTGAAGCTACTGCTCAGAAATGAAGGGCTTTGGCTGTTGATTGTTTTGGGAATTTTAGGAACAGCGCTTGTCCTTCACCCCGACCCGCGCGGTTACGGCACCCATCGTCAGATATTTCTTCCCCCATGTTCATTCCAATTTATCACCGGCCGCCCATGCCCTACTTGCGGGTTGACAACCAGCTTCACCGCAATGGCGCATCTTCAGTTACTGACCGCTATAAAAGCCAACCTATTCGGCCCGGTTATCTTTTTGGGGATGTTAGTTCATAGCAGCTTTGTCGCCTATGGCATTTTCAAACGCCAAAGAATTCGAATCAATCCCCGGTTCGCCAATCGGGTTGGACTAACTTGCGTTGGAGTGATTTTGCTCTATGGAACTATCCGTTGCTTTCTGTGGCATCCCTAATGCATTTTGATGTCCCAGTTGTAGGGGACTTCGGGGCTATCATAAGGAAGCCTGAATTCGTCCGGTTGACTGGTGTTATAGATTTCGGTTGGAAGATTGAGAAGGTAGGCAGTATCAACTCCAATTGTCTTGTAGCCATGAACTACACCCGGCGGGATCACAATCTGCTTCTGGTCTTTATCGCCTAGGAACACTTCAGTAACCTGTCCTTTAGTTGGCGAATTTTCGCGGGCATCATAGCAAACCGCTTTGACCATCCCCTTGATCACAACCCAATAGTCCCATTGCTTCTCATGCCAATGCCAGGCACGAACGACACCCGGGTAGTTTAATGAAACATAAGCCTGCCCGAATTGACGGAACACATCCTCATCCGCACGCAACATTTCCATGAGCGTCCCACGTTCATCTGCATGAACTTTTAGCGATTTAATGATGAGACCTTCGATCATTGCTGCCTCTTTTTGCGTAGATTATGTTATCATCATAGCATAAATTAACTGAGGTAAGCGATGAAGGTATTAGTAGTCGGAAGTGGCGGTCGCGAGCATGCTATTGTTTCAAAACTGGCGCAAAGCCCAAATGTTAAACGATTATTTTGCGCGCCAGGCAATGCGGGCATTGCCGAGCAGGCAGAACTTGTGCCTATCACGCCGCAAACGGACTCACTAATAAGATTCGCGATAGAAAACAAAATCGATTTGACGATTATCGGCCCCGAATCGCCGCTTATTGCCGGTTTAGTGGACGACATGGAAGAAGTCGGTCTGAAAGTTTTTGGCCCAAGATCCGCAGCCGCTGAGCTAGAAGGAAGCAAAGCATTCGCCAAAGATCTTATGAGAGCGAATTCGATCCCAACAGCCGAATTTGAAACCTTTACCGA
Protein-coding regions in this window:
- a CDS encoding dTDP-4-dehydrorhamnose 3,5-epimerase family protein, encoding MIEGLIIKSLKVHADERGTLMEMLRADEDVFRQFGQAYVSLNYPGVVRAWHWHEKQWDYWVVIKGMVKAVCYDARENSPTKGQVTEVFLGDKDQKQIVIPPGVVHGYKTIGVDTAYLLNLPTEIYNTSQPDEFRLPYDSPEVPYNWDIKMH
- the carB gene encoding carbamoyl-phosphate synthase large subunit, with amino-acid sequence MPKDSSIKKVMVIGSGPIMIGQAAEFDYAGTQACTALREEGVSVVLINSNPATIMTDTEMADRVYIEPLNVEFATRVIAQERPDGLLPTLGGQTGLNLATELALKGVLEEYNVKLLGTPLSAIQDAEDRERFRDMMRRINEPVPESWIVENVGELHEVSKLCPYPCIIRPAYTLGGTGGGVAHDVEELIEIGSRGLKLSMRHQVMIERSLLGWKEIEYEVMRDRADSCITICNMENFDPMGIHTGDSIVVAPSQTLSDKEYQMLRSASLRIIRALGIEGGCNVQLAVNPNGFDYYVIEVNPRVSRSSALASKATGYPIARVSAKIAIGLTLDEIDNAVTKATKACFEPALDYIVVKIPRWPFDKFQFGDRSLGTQMKATGEVMSIDRSFESAMMKAIRSLEIGRCDLRDPAATRLSEMELESKLTVATDERLFVLAEAFRRGMTVKELMSLTKIDRWFLEKLQTMVAMEKQLSEKSGELRRTCLNPQPCEGADLLKQAKRMGFPDRTVADFTGLKERTVRQARIKLGIVPAYKMVDTCAAEFEAMTPYYYSCYDGVHDKIASTNPKKVLVIGSGPIRIGQGIEFDYCTVHSVWALREAGYEAIIINNNPETVSTDFDTSDGLYFDPITLEDVLNLIDYEKPEGVIVQFGGQTAINLVNSLADAGVHIFGTPPEAIDITEDRDKFERVLNELQIPKPAGRAVTNVEAAKRVAAEIGYPVLVRPSYVLGGRAMEIVFNDTELDNYMTMAVSVSQNAPVLVDKYVRGCEAETDLICDGDEALIPGIMEHIERAGVHSGDSMAVYPPIGLSERVKDQIVDYGCRIAKALGVRGLMNVQYVVANDQAYVLEVNPRASRTVPYISKVTNVPMVRLATQMMLGHTLKELGWKPGVHPIGTTVAVKAPVFSFLKLTKVDVSLGPEMKSTGEIMGVDSNYSAALYKAMLASGIEVPKGGSVLLTVADADKEEAVELACAFAQRGFRIFATPGTGKAIHKAGIEVQIVPKMNMGSPNLLDMLRTNRVDLLINTPSNDRKAEMEGLIIRRASIEHGIQCLTSLDTAKALLIALDTATSNKTIACEAMSDYVKVKVE
- a CDS encoding alcohol dehydrogenase catalytic domain-containing protein, which encodes MSGKTMLAAVLHDFNDLRLEQVPIPEPKNFGDVVVKIKSCGICATDYKAIKGVRRNVKFPTITGHEPSGVVTAVGPGVSAFKPGDEVICQPSGFCGFCYNCRVGLTHYCEHSFVTGGDGPPDIWDGAFAEYMKTRDTSLYFKPKNISWDAAAITEPLSGAWKGTYKYSEAGLGDTVVIIGVGSIGMLCMMIAGAAGAGNLIAVDTSEYALNNAVELGATHTVNPAKEDAKKRIYEICPEGPDVIVEAAGPIGAVKLMISLLRRGTHWNVFGITTPETFELEGGLTHFLEARMDASFGTNTEAMSKAIRLMERGVIDPGKIVTHRFPLTKIHEALEVMGSPEHNKIMICPEE
- a CDS encoding DUF2752 domain-containing protein, yielding MSEESKVLETVPPRCPELILPRTVWWERDVPLKLLLRNEGLWLLIVLGILGTALVLHPDPRGYGTHRQIFLPPCSFQFITGRPCPTCGLTTSFTAMAHLQLLTAIKANLFGPVIFLGMLVHSSFVAYGIFKRQRIRINPRFANRVGLTCVGVILLYGTIRCFLWHP